In one Vanacampus margaritifer isolate UIUO_Vmar chromosome 11, RoL_Vmar_1.0, whole genome shotgun sequence genomic region, the following are encoded:
- the pou1f1 gene encoding pituitary-specific positive transcription factor 1 isoform X3 — protein MVEAFNGCWNDAAWHSRRTYAAVSESSRSLWSNDVSSGLSLGQPSKRSQMQLSATSLGNPLSNGPPSLHYPVTPCHYSNQQATYGIMAAQEMLSASISQTCILQTCGVPPPNMVSAANPLQGSLTPCLYKFPDPGLSGSSCALGHGFPSLSSALLLTDEAPGGPTVGEMKVSIQKKSIRELEDTPAMDSPQIQELEMFANDFKIRRIKLGYTQTNVGEALAAVHGSEFSQTTICRFENLQLSFKNACKLKAILAKWLDEAELARALNNDKIGINERKRKRRTTISLGAKEALEHSFVEKSKPSSQEIARIAKGLHLEKEVVRVWFCNRRQREKRVKTSLSSCLAKLSTNCIGQMSKTHRLI, from the exons tgtcATCCGGGCTGTCCCTGGGTCAGCCATCTAAGCGTTCCCAAATGCAGCTATCCGCAACCTCTTTGGGAAACCCGCTCAGCAACGGCCCCCCCAGCCTCCATTACCCGGTCACCCCGTGTCATTACAGCAACCAGCAAGCCACCTATGGCATCATGGCAG CTCAGGAAATGCTCTCGGCAAGTATTTCTCAGACGTGCATCCTGCAAACATGTGGCGTCCCCCCGCCGAACATGGTGAGCGCTGCAAACCCGCTGCAAG GTTCACTGACACCGTGCTTGTACAAGTTTCCAGATCCCGGCCTAAGCGGCAGCTCTTGCGCATTGGGTCACGGTTTTCCCTCGCTGTCCTCGGCCCTCCTGCTAACTGACGAGGCCCCCGGGGGCCCCACTGTGGGCGAGATGAAAGTTAGCATCCAGAAGAAGAGCATCCGGGAGCTGGAGGACACCCCCGCTATGGACTCCCCACAGATACAAGAGCTGGAGATGTTTGCCAATGACTTTAAGATAAGGAGGATCAAACTTG GCTACACTCAGACCAACGTGGGCGAGGCCCTCGCCGCCGTGCACGGTTCAGAGTTCAGCCAGACCACCATCTGCCGCTTTGAGAATTTGCAGCTGAGCTTCAAGAACGCCTGCAAGTTGAAGGCTATACTGGCCAAGTGGTTGGACGAGGCCGAGCTAGCTCGAG CTCTGAACAACGATAAAATTGGAATAAATGAGCgaaagaggaaaaggaggacAACCATCAG CCTGGGCGCTAAGGAGGCTCTTGAGCACAGCTTTGTGGAAAAAAGTAAGCCATCTTCCCAGGAAATAGCCAGGATAGCAAAAGGCCTCCACTTGGAGAAGGAGGTGGTCCGAGTGTGGTTCTGTAACAGGCGCCAGAGGGAGAAACGGGTCAAAACAAGCCTCAGCTCCTGCTTGGCCAAATTGAGTACAAACTGCATAGGCCAGATGAGTAAAACACATCGGCTGATATAA